A genomic segment from Salvelinus alpinus chromosome 8, SLU_Salpinus.1, whole genome shotgun sequence encodes:
- the LOC139583086 gene encoding homeobox protein Nkx-2.2a-like, translating to MSFSNTKTGFSVKDILDLPDTNGGSETEETEDENEVETTETLTQNPSSEDTGNVPYKKSLLCDGGGNPYSRWLASSSTIQYSLHGLSVDSRNEPKYPELSADESQDIDRDATGDSSDSGKKRKRRVLFSKAQTYELERRFRQQRYLSAPERERLANALLLTPTQVKIWFQNHRYKMKRARAEKGMEMVHLVSPRRVAIPVLVRDGKPCDTNKTQDLEASFRAGIPLSAYSAYSLHHMHMRSHYSPDAISQLPSVHHMAQMYQWTW from the exons ATGTCGTTCAGCAACACAAAGACGGGCTTCTCTGTAAAGGACATTCTGGATCTCCCCGACACCAATGGAGGTTCTGAAACGGAGGAGACTGAAGATGAGAACGAGGTGGAAACGACTGAGACTTTGACGCAAAATCCATCTTCTGAAGACACTGGAAATGTGCCTTACAAGAAGAGCCTtttgtgtgatggtggtggtaatcCCTACTCAAGATGGCTTGCCTCCTCCAGCACCATCCAATATTCAT TGCATGGTTTGTCAGTTGATTCTCGAAACGAACCGAAATATCCAGAGCTGTCCGCCGACGAATCCCAAGATATCGACAGGGACGCCACAGGTGACAGCAGCGACTCGGGAAAGAAGAGGAAAAGGAGAGTGCTGTTTTCCAAAGCTCAAACCTACGAACTTGAGCGACGATTCCGACAACAGAGATATCTCTCGGCGCCGGAGAGGGAGCGCCTTGCGAATGCACTACTACTGACACCGACCCAGGTGAAGATCTGGTTCCAGAATCACCGGTATAAAATGAAGAGAGCACGCGCTGAGAAGGGTATGGAGATGGTTCATCTCGTGTCCCCAAGACGGGTGGCCATTCCGGTTTTGGTTCGGGATGGAAAGCCATGTGACACTAACAAAACTCAGGATCTTGAGGCCTCATTCAGGGCTGGAATACCTCTGTCGGCGTATAGCGCCTATTCTCTCCATCACATGCATATGCGCTCTCACTACAGCCCCGACGCCATCTCACAGCTGCCCAGTGTGCATCATATGGCGCAAATGTACCAATGGACTTGGTAG